The following are encoded in a window of Paenibacillaceae bacterium GAS479 genomic DNA:
- a CDS encoding DNA-binding transcriptional regulator, MocR family, contains an aminotransferase domain encodes MWSPDRNSGTTLYMQIAEHLEQKIRCGEFPPGSQLPSERKLAEQLGVNRSTVVLAFSELRSIGLIESRSGSGTRVSLADNDETPKHTPNWSQYADDSSMVRNPPFLRKISEVLQQKPELIDMASGQLSGDLAPAQEIAEIMSQNRHMSYLGYDNPQGYPPLREALVRYLSRHRGIDTTESSLLITSGSQQSLYLIIRCLLSPGDAVAIEDPSYCFSLPMFQTAGLRVFRLPVDQHGVQPEDIRHLYKKHRIKMVFLNPNYQNPTGTLLSEERRRKVLDIARELALPIIEDDPYSLTAYDGEPPAPLKALDTTGSVIYIGSFSKIAASGLRIGWMAAPRAIVERLADARQQMDFGLSVIPQQVVATFLDSSQFAPHLDRLRRELQFKRDLVTAALRREFQGRVEFLEPRGGIHLWCKMGVDYNENWLLEQSIRNGFVFGPGSVYGSEPGCLRLTFGRANTDDIDRGIAALREAAEQLDLLL; translated from the coding sequence ATGTGGAGTCCTGACCGCAATAGTGGGACAACCTTATATATGCAAATCGCGGAGCATCTGGAGCAAAAGATTCGTTGCGGAGAATTCCCTCCCGGCAGCCAGCTTCCTTCCGAAAGGAAACTGGCTGAGCAGCTCGGTGTTAACCGCAGCACAGTCGTGCTGGCTTTCAGCGAGCTTCGCTCAATCGGCTTAATTGAAAGCCGCAGCGGAAGTGGAACTAGAGTGAGTTTAGCGGACAACGATGAGACTCCAAAACATACACCGAACTGGAGCCAATATGCAGACGACAGCAGCATGGTCCGGAATCCGCCTTTTCTAAGAAAAATAAGCGAAGTACTACAGCAAAAACCTGAGCTTATCGATATGGCCAGTGGCCAGTTATCAGGCGATCTCGCTCCAGCCCAGGAAATTGCCGAGATTATGAGTCAGAACAGGCATATGTCCTATCTCGGTTATGACAATCCACAGGGCTACCCGCCCCTGCGGGAGGCCCTTGTCCGCTATCTCAGCCGTCACCGTGGTATCGACACGACCGAGTCATCGCTGCTGATCACTTCGGGTTCGCAGCAGTCGCTTTACTTGATCATCCGCTGTCTGCTGTCACCTGGGGACGCCGTCGCCATCGAAGATCCTTCGTACTGCTTTTCGCTGCCTATGTTCCAGACTGCAGGGCTTCGTGTGTTCCGGCTGCCCGTCGATCAGCATGGTGTGCAACCCGAGGACATTCGCCATTTGTACAAAAAGCATCGGATCAAAATGGTATTCCTCAATCCAAATTACCAGAACCCAACAGGCACTCTGCTCTCCGAGGAGCGCCGGCGCAAAGTACTGGACATCGCCAGGGAGCTTGCGCTGCCGATCATCGAAGATGATCCGTACAGCTTGACCGCCTATGACGGTGAGCCGCCCGCTCCACTAAAGGCGCTGGACACGACCGGTTCCGTTATCTATATCGGGTCCTTCTCCAAAATCGCCGCTTCTGGCCTCAGAATCGGCTGGATGGCCGCTCCACGCGCTATTGTGGAGAGATTGGCGGATGCAAGGCAGCAGATGGACTTTGGCTTAAGCGTCATTCCACAGCAGGTCGTTGCCACTTTTTTGGACTCGTCTCAGTTCGCCCCACATCTGGATCGTTTGCGCAGAGAACTCCAATTCAAGCGAGACCTGGTCACAGCCGCCTTGCGCAGAGAGTTTCAAGGCAGAGTGGAGTTTCTGGAGCCTCGCGGCGGAATACATCTATGGTGTAAAATGGGAGTCGATTACAACGAAAACTGGCTGCTCGAGCAATCGATCCGCAATGGTTTTGTTTTTGGTCCGGGCAGTGTCTACGGTTCAGAACCGGGCTGCCTCCGGCTTACATTTGGACGAGCGAATACCGAT
- a CDS encoding spore coat protein SA, translated as MRVVKESGDVAKLKIAIVTPGSFPIPSAGSSSVERVVEKMVPLTVHAVEPVIYGRSAKGLGSVGQIGGVSCFRYPAIDKSAYVKSVSMSVRKHAPDLIEVENRPGYVLALGKNHPGARIWLNLHSSSFIGTGTISRERLRASFQRAEKIIVNSEFLRDEVIRRVPEAAPKLRVVHIGVETERFLSRWELEGTLQRERLRLQRGWAGRDVILFMGRLIPLKGVHHLLSVMPRIIREHPQVLLVVVGSPFYGSHRSTSYSRMLMRMGESYRGHIQFVPYVPYTEVPDWFLAADVAAVPSGAREAFGLVNVEAMSCGIPVVASRAGGIKEIVVDGETGYLVDPERLELELGDRLLQLLKDPSLREELGRRARERVEEQFTWQAAAERWLKLLEE; from the coding sequence ATGAGGGTGGTTAAGGAGAGCGGCGATGTGGCGAAGCTTAAAATTGCAATTGTGACACCGGGATCTTTTCCGATCCCTTCTGCAGGGAGCAGTTCAGTCGAGCGAGTAGTGGAGAAAATGGTTCCTCTCACTGTGCATGCCGTCGAACCGGTCATATACGGCCGGAGCGCAAAGGGGCTTGGGTCTGTCGGTCAAATCGGAGGCGTCAGCTGCTTCCGTTATCCAGCAATCGATAAGTCGGCTTATGTGAAGTCGGTCAGTATGTCTGTTCGGAAGCACGCGCCGGACCTGATCGAGGTAGAGAATCGACCAGGTTATGTTTTGGCGCTGGGTAAAAATCACCCCGGGGCGAGAATATGGCTGAACCTGCACTCCTCTTCGTTCATCGGAACAGGAACGATCAGCCGCGAGCGATTGCGGGCAAGCTTTCAGAGAGCAGAGAAAATCATCGTTAACAGCGAGTTCCTGCGCGACGAGGTCATCCGCAGGGTGCCTGAGGCAGCGCCTAAGCTGCGCGTGGTCCACATTGGCGTGGAGACGGAGCGCTTCCTGTCCCGCTGGGAGTTGGAGGGGACGCTCCAACGGGAGCGGCTGCGATTGCAGCGCGGCTGGGCCGGCCGTGATGTAATCCTGTTCATGGGGCGGCTGATCCCGCTCAAGGGAGTGCATCATTTGCTGAGTGTGATGCCGCGCATTATCCGGGAGCATCCTCAGGTGCTGCTTGTCGTTGTCGGCAGTCCTTTTTACGGCTCGCATCGTTCAACAAGTTATAGCCGAATGCTTATGCGCATGGGGGAGAGTTATAGAGGGCATATCCAATTCGTGCCTTACGTGCCTTATACGGAGGTTCCAGATTGGTTTCTCGCGGCAGATGTAGCCGCGGTACCTTCCGGTGCGAGGGAGGCATTTGGACTCGTGAACGTTGAGGCGATGTCCTGCGGCATCCCGGTTGTTGCCTCGCGGGCTGGTGGCATTAAGGAGATTGTCGTGGACGGCGAAACCGGTTATCTCGTTGATCCCGAGAGGCTTGAATTGGAGCTGGGCGATCGACTGCTTCAACTGCTCAAGGATCCGTCGCTGCGCGAAGAGCTGGGTCGGCGCGCTCGGGAGCGCGTGGAGGAGCAGTTTACTTGGCAGGCGGCGGCAGAGCGCTGGTTGAAGCTTTTGGAGGAGTAG
- a CDS encoding phosphatidylserine decarboxylase: MWTWLFRNMTELGSRKWLSRTTGRLAKSRASRGFIPRFARTYGIRTEEAEKALDEYATLNDFFTRRLKPGMRVIDDSPDAVASPVDALVTGAGFIKEGTMLGIKGQDYTVDELLNRSPRTGNYLNGYYAVLYLSPTDYHRIHAPVDGTIIEREHLPGKVYPVNEFGLTRMTRVLSRNERLVTYMSHGSSELAVVKVGALNVSSIQYTEPQREQVVKGEELAYFEFGSTVVLLFENDSFIPRKDLAVGMKVRMGEKLGQLAR, from the coding sequence ATGTGGACCTGGTTATTCCGAAATATGACGGAGCTTGGCTCTCGCAAATGGCTCTCCCGCACAACGGGCAGACTAGCCAAATCCCGAGCCAGCCGGGGCTTCATCCCCCGTTTTGCCCGCACCTATGGGATTCGCACGGAAGAGGCCGAGAAGGCTCTTGATGAATACGCGACGCTCAACGATTTTTTCACCCGACGGCTGAAGCCCGGTATGCGAGTCATCGATGACAGCCCGGACGCCGTGGCAAGTCCCGTCGATGCCTTGGTAACTGGTGCGGGCTTTATCAAAGAAGGTACAATGCTCGGCATCAAGGGACAGGATTACACAGTAGATGAGCTATTGAACCGTTCGCCGCGCACCGGCAACTACTTGAATGGATACTATGCTGTTCTTTATCTGAGCCCGACGGATTATCACCGTATTCATGCCCCCGTGGATGGGACGATTATTGAAAGGGAACATCTTCCCGGTAAGGTTTACCCGGTCAACGAGTTCGGGCTGACCCGCATGACTCGCGTTCTCAGCCGTAACGAGCGGCTCGTTACTTATATGTCGCATGGCTCCTCTGAGCTGGCAGTAGTAAAAGTCGGCGCGTTGAATGTGAGCAGCATCCAGTATACGGAACCGCAGCGGGAGCAAGTAGTTAAGGGCGAGGAGCTCGCCTACTTTGAATTCGGTTCTACGGTCGTCCTGCTTTTCGAAAACGATAGCTTTATACCGAGAAAAGATCTCGCCGTCGGCATGAAGGTCCGCATGGGAGAGAAGCTAGGCCAGCTGGCTCGCTGA
- a CDS encoding TspO and MBR related proteins: MKSPQHQDITIPVWLRFLNTVGFILMIAVNALAQLLPLAGNTTGELSDKYPVLITPPGYVFSIWSVIYVLLAGFIIYQWTRAGASQNLVKGISCWFFVNTLLNAGWIIAWHYEQLALSVLIMLLLLFTLIVIYDRVQQAGQSTGPGAVFLVQLPFSLYLGWISVATIVNVTVLLYDLGWNGFELGDKTWLIIGLVAAALVGILIGWLYRDPFFGLVQAWALSGIAIKEGTPSEASSLCWALVALLLASSVIQVWRRWRQYRL, from the coding sequence ATGAAATCGCCCCAGCATCAAGACATCACGATTCCGGTATGGCTCCGCTTCCTGAACACCGTCGGCTTCATCCTCATGATCGCAGTGAACGCACTCGCTCAACTTCTGCCCCTGGCGGGCAATACGACCGGTGAGCTGTCCGACAAATACCCGGTGCTGATCACGCCACCCGGCTACGTGTTTTCCATCTGGAGCGTCATTTATGTGCTGCTAGCTGGTTTTATCATTTATCAATGGACCCGTGCAGGCGCATCGCAAAATTTAGTTAAAGGAATCAGCTGCTGGTTTTTCGTCAACACGCTGCTGAACGCAGGATGGATAATTGCTTGGCATTATGAACAGCTCGCCCTTAGCGTCCTCATCATGCTTCTCCTACTGTTTACGCTCATCGTTATTTATGACCGCGTCCAGCAGGCTGGACAGTCCACTGGGCCAGGTGCAGTCTTCCTCGTCCAGCTTCCATTCAGCCTCTATCTGGGCTGGATTTCAGTCGCCACTATCGTCAATGTGACGGTGCTCCTCTATGATCTTGGCTGGAACGGCTTCGAATTAGGTGATAAAACATGGTTAATTATAGGCTTGGTTGCAGCCGCTCTCGTAGGTATATTGATAGGCTGGCTGTACCGCGATCCGTTTTTCGGACTTGTTCAAGCGTGGGCGCTGAGCGGCATCGCGATTAAAGAAGGTACTCCAAGTGAGGCTTCCAGTCTATGCTGGGCCCTTGTCGCGCTGCTCCTTGCCTCCTCTGTCATTCAAGTTTGGCGCCGCTGGCGCCAGTATCGCCTCTAG